In Oreochromis aureus strain Israel breed Guangdong linkage group 6, ZZ_aureus, whole genome shotgun sequence, the genomic window CTCAGATTTCATTCAGATATCTTGTGAGATTATACAAGCCTGTCATGATGGAGGCAGATGGCACATCTTGTAGACAGCAGTGGCTTCCGATAGAAAGATGGGCATACGTGTTGTTATTTATACTTCAAATTGAAACTGCGGTTAAAAAGGTATGTGCAAAAATGTTGTAATTCTTGTTTTGTTATGTATTAAATTCATTCCAGAGAGCCGTTATTGCCGAGCGATTAGATAAATGAAAACCACATGGTTAAATATTCTGTCTGCTTGTTACATCATAAAGACACAAACAAGCactaataaataaacttaagTACTTTCTGATTTGGGTCTTCCAGTTTCTCTAGTTCGTGGTACATTTCCCGTGTCATTTCTCAGTCTTCCCAGCTACCATCTGCCTCCTCCTGCACCCTTCTCCTCCATCTCACTGTCTCCTCCAGCGGTTTTTGGGCTTCTCCTCACACGCAGGGCCCTCACAGGTACCAGGGAGGGGGGGCGGCGGTGTTGGTGCAGCTTTCGCAGGGGCGGGTGCATCTGTCCTCTTGCTAACGCTGCTGAGCAGAGCCGGGAGCTCGTGTGAAATGGCTTTCTCGAGCTTCTCCAGCAGGCATCCTCCAGTCCAGCTGCAGTGATAGGAGAGCTGCTTGAAGTTGGAAATCGGGTTGACCCCGAAGAAGTCCTGGTAGGCCTCCTTGTCTGGCAGGTCGAATTTGCTGACATTGGTCTTAGCCAGAATGGACTTGAAGATGTAATACTTGTCAGGGTCATTGACAATGTCTTGGAACACCTCATGGGGGTCACCAAACCAGCCCAGCTTATCGTAGTAGGTCTGGAGGTAGCGATCCACCAGCAGAGTGTGGATGCGCACACGGATGGCGTGCTGCCGAATGAATGCAATCTTGTTCTCCATCTGATTTTCAATCACCTGcaagggaggaggaagagaaatgaGACAGAGTGGGTGATACAAAACAGATAAAAGGACCAAACGAAACAATGAATTATAGAATACTAGCACGAAAGTGTGCGTTGATTGCAATGATACCATTATGAAGTCCAGTGGTGCTGAACCAACGAGCAGACTTCTGAAAAAGCCTGAAAGCTCATACCCAACTTCAGTCCACTACTTCTCCACTTAATATGACATATGTACTGCTCTCAGTAAAACACAACCTCCTCTCTGTAATCACACTGGTTTAAGCTGTATTTCGGTAATTCTTTTGCATCTGTGCTGCCACATACTCACTTAAAAGATTTGCTGCTACTTTTTGCTTACAGTGTTTCAAAAGCCCCCACTTCTACTCCAGCATCCACCTGAAAGCTAACTCCAGTTTAATCCTGCTTATTAAACTAATAAGTCAACAAAAACTGCTGTAGAAGTTGCACCTGGTTGAGGTCCTCCAGCAGTGAGATCTCCTCCTTCATAAACAGCTCCCGGCTGGTGTCTGGAGCATAGGCGTGAGGCCAGAAAGAGCTGACGTACACACGAGGGGGTTCGGTGACATTGATGAGCGGTGCCATGCTCCAGAACAGAGCTCCGTAGACCCTCATCAGGTCCTGGGTCGAGAGGCTGTCTGCCTTGTTGAGGATGAGGCGGATCTGTGATTCGCGGCCCTTCATCTGCCGAAAGAGCATCTCCAGCTCACCTCCCACATCCAGTTTAGTAGGATCAAAGACCAGGAAGATGAGATCAGCCCGATCAATGAACCACTGGCACACCTCATTGTATGGGTATCCTGAAGGAAGAAGAGGACAATTTATGTCATGTGTTTTAGAGTCAGAAAGCTTCAAGGAAACCTCTCATTGCATCCAGAAGATAAACAATCAACATGCTTTTTATTAACAACTATTCTTTGTTTTATGTAAAAGgcttagtttaaaaaaaacatcataaaaaacaaataactaGCAAAGAATATAGGTTTAATAAACTACTAGCCTATCAGTGTGTAGATATCTGATAGTGCTGTATACTGATTTAATCCACTCTCACAACTCTCTCTATAAACCAGTGTGGAAATGTCATTGTAGTGGGTCACCCCAGTAATAGCAGCCTGCAGTTAAATTTCACATGTCTAATTAGAGCATtagaacaaaaacattaaatatttcatCAACTGCTGCACTGATAGAAGAAAATGTGACCATCACCTCTTTCCTGCTGCTTTCGGTTTTCAATGATGCCCGGTGTGTCGACTATGGTGACCCTCTCCAGCAGCTTGTGTGGCATCTCAATGCCGACCAGTCGCTCCAGAAAGTTCTGGCCGAACTTCTCTAGAGGCGAGAAAGGCCTCGAGCTATCTGCCGCCATGACGATGCCCTCTATGCTCCGAAACTTCTCGCCGTGCATTATGACAGTGTACTCAGAGGTAGTGGGTTCAGCACCTGTTGGAATGATGGAAAAGGAAATGCTTTATTAATTTGCTTAATTAACTTGTAATAAGGACTTAATTGTGAATTTGTTAATGCCAAATAACTCCAACATATAATTTTAGTACTAAAACGAAATGCTTGTCTAATGTTTAACGACTGTAAAAATAAACTATCGTTTAAATGCTTAACTAAACTTTGAGCCTTGTTTGTAAAATGTTTCTagacaaatgtgtttttaacacTTTTGAAAGAAGGGATAAAACTTTTGGCAGATATTCAGGGTTGTTTTATGTGTGTCATATGGCCCCAAGTGGCAATGAACCTTccttaataatgaaataatatataatatgttATATAGTCTGAGGACGTGTTGAAACACTcgtcccactgaaaacatcgcATCCAGGAGAACATAATCcactttctgggatttcctcACCTGGattattgagcatgcatcaagctattattattactattaatacTATTCTGTTTATTTACACTGTTACATTATAGCTACAAGTCAAGATGAAGCTGACAAACTAACAATCATGCTTTATCTGTATGAACCTGTGTAGAGTTCCTGGGGGGTGCCGTGAAGACCCAGCAGATAGTTGATCATAGAGGACTTGCCAACGCTCCAGGGTCCCAGAAACAAAACCATGGGCTTGGATGTGACCTCGCCCTCTGAGTATGTGAGAGCCAGACataaaaaaatggtaaatggtaaatggcctgtatttatatagcgctttactagtccctaaggaccccaaagcgctttacacacccagtcatccacccattcacacacacattcacacactggtgatggcaagctacattgtagccacagccaccctggggcgcactgacagaggcgagaggcaagcataaaaaagaaggatgaagaaaaaaggaacaaagCCATAGACAAAGAAGTCATTAAACATATCAAAccattttttttagaaaaaaggtAAACTATACTACTGTTTAACTACTGTTTTTTATAAACATCTTTACCTCCTCGAGTGCTTACTAGAGCTAATCctggtttctgtcatatttcaggcttgcTTCCAGAACAAAATGACTGGCTGTGCATCAGAAGCCACTGAGGGTGACCTCTGCCCTTACAGCTTGCTAGCGTCACCCTTTGAAAAAACCTATTGTAATGGTCGTCAAACCGCATCTTCACTGATATATGTTGAAGtgccaaaactcatcattaAGGGTACATGAAAGGTCACCAAATGTCCTCTTTTTGGGGGAAAGAGTTAACAGTCAATCCACAGCTGCAGCCATCACTCCTGCTTATGTCACCACACCACACACTGGTTGTTTGGTTTGTCAGTATACAGTGGGTATGCACCCCTGACACTTTAATTCAGAGCAACACAGGTCAGCAAAGACTTTCAAGAATGCTAGAAAGTTTTGAAGGTGCCCACTTAAAGTTTTGGTAAATCCCTCTGATTATTCTTTTGTGGCATCCTTGGCTTTAAATTAAAACCTCCCGTTGGACAAAGGAAATACCAAAATGAATGGGGACATTTAATTCAAAGCACATTTATTCTCCCCTCAGAATATAAACTTAGAAAACAAAGCATAGAATCTCTTAATATAAAGGACTTTAATGGTACACTTTGTGATATATACTCGCCCatgttaaaaacaataataacaataataaatgaaaCTACCATTGAATTGACTGTAATTGTGTACTTCCATTCTGGACCACAAGGTGTCCCAGAATTACATGGCACAGTGTGAAGTCTTGATCCTGCTCCTTAGCATAAATAATACTTCATGCCCTGAAGTGCTATGGAACAAAGTTGCAGTGCGCCTGGCCCACATTTCAGCAGACAGAGTCCTTATTGTGCTTCTCTGTGTGCCTGGTTTGAATAATGTCACGTCTTGGCTtcatattcatttttaattatgaCTTTATTTGTACTTCAGGGTTTCTGTGCTGTTCCATTTCATTAAACCAGGCACTGTGTACATGTGAACTGATAAAGGAATGTGGGTAGGGTGTGCTGCTGTGGTTTTACACACCACAGTAAACGGCTGGAAAAGGAATTTGTTGAAGTCGTATCTGCAGTATTAATACATGCGtgtcgtgtgtgtttgtgtttcttttgatTAGTTGCCAGAACTTTGGCTTCTGACTGACATTCACAGCAACAGTATTTCTGTGACAGGGAAGCATTTGAAATCGTGATTTCTAATGCTCTGCAATTAAGATTGAACTTTATAACACAAGAAGCCGCTGCTGAAGTTAAAAATAGACGTGAAGAGATCAGGTCCAACAGTTTCTTCCCATGTTGCTAATGTGGACCTGTAAAACCTGTTTGTGACTGTACAGACAAACCGTTTGGTAAGTGCAGTTAAACTCCACAGGAAGCTAAATCACCTGTGACTTCATGCTGCCTGAGCTCATTGTACTTGAAGGCTTGCTCTACTGGCTTGACGGCCTTGTGGTAGATGTTCAACAGCGTCTTCACGGCACCTGGAGGGGAGTAAAGCAAAGACAAACTGGACTGTTGGGATGGTGATGTAAAAGAGCACTACGAATGCTCTTACTACCATTACTGACGACACCAATTGCTTCTGCTGCATGTGATGAATCGGCTTCTTAAAGTTTACTGAATGGATCTGAGGTGATTAGGGGCTGGCTTTGCTCAGCTCTTTGGCCTCACCGCAACAAAACAATCTAGCTCAACAGAACAGAGGGGCTTTTTGTGCCGGGGACAGAGTTAGGCATTTTCACTGATTAATCACCTTCCCTTAAGACACGTCTGCATACACACATGCTCACATAAAGGCCTCAGGACCCAGACATCGGGAAGCAATTTTCAGAATagtttctgcagaaaaaaaccctccaaaatTGTTTCAAACTTCCTTTCATTTGCATGCAAAagcatctgtttttcttttccactgaCAAAGTAGCTGTAAACATTCTCCTGCATTTTTTCAGTACATAACTCCAGGCATCATTTCTGCAGCAAAAGTCTGAAAGATATTTGAAACAGTGCAGCGTAGCAAATGTGCTCACTGAAGAACTAGCTTTTTATTGAGAGGATGTGTTTTATGGGAGTTTTAAAGAGGGAGATTCTTAACCGCCGCTGTTCGTTCCTTACCTGAGAACTCTGCTGAGGGTTCAGCAGACGCCAGTCGCAGCGTATCCTCAATGTGGGAACGGTTCCTCGGTGCCACGCTTAATCTCTCTCCTTCTGTGCATTTAAATTGGAAGAACCAACTGTTTAGGTTAACACATGACAATTAACATGGAAAAACAGGCACACAATGACAGTAAGTCATCGAATTTTATCTGTGaaaaatatactgtatatttttgCTGTTGCGCacacaaaacaactgctgaCATGGTGGGAAAATAAACGTGGACTCAATGTAAAATGTCCTAAATTGTTGTGTCATGCTGTTATATATCTATCTGTCTATTCCTTTCCACAGCTACTCCTGGCTGTTTATTTCTGTACCAGAGGTTGTTTCTGATTCCTCTTTAACTACACACAGTGTCATATTCTGGGGATTTGGCATGTGcacaaaagaaagagagaagccGGATACCATAGACCTTTGCTGTCATTTCATGACCTGTCTCAGTTAAATGCCCAGTTACACAAATATCTCATTACCAAACAGAATTTATGTCATAAGGCACATTTTAtatacacaaaacacaatgtctTTATTAAAGTTGCGACAGACCAATAAGCTGCCTAATAAGCAAATTGCACATTAcagcatttgtaaaaaaaaaaaaaaaaatcctttcatGTTCTCAAAGCTTGGGTTGTTTTCATTTATCAATAGATTCTTTTCTGGGTGCTCCACCGAACGTTTCCAAAGGGCAAGCACGAAATGTTCCAGTGAGGCGTTCTTTAAATTAAGGgactcattttttaatttttatttctttcttgtcAGAAGCTAGATGAGAAAATCAGTAGGCATGTCATACTAAGCGACTCtaaggctgaaaaatgaagccagagCACAAGTGCCAAATATGGCAGGTCCTTAAGTGGCCACTTGAGTCTGCCTCCAAAAGTGAGCAGTGAGCAGATGTTAAAAGAGGCCAACTCACAGTAAAATGAACGTGTTTACAATGGGTTAAAAACGTTAGTCTTGTAGATAATTTACCCCttcataaaaaagtaaaagggaggatttttttcacttttacatttttcaaatatattttttgggCTTTTTAGCCTTTGTTGCAGTaggacaacaggagagagacCAGAGGTGAGATTCACTCACAGGCCTTCAGCTTTAACCTTATGAACAGTATGAAGACTTAAAGTTTAGTAACCGGAAGCTTAGATTGACAGGTGGTTGTCACCAGAAActtttaaagcagttttaatGTAATTATCTGACTGACTCTGACTCTGACCCGCAGAGTCTGTGGAATATTTCGGTTTTGCAGTCATGTGGCTGCTAACCATGTGAGGGTAACTTGTATGCCATTTTGGAAGTGTGACCCTGTAAGGTCAAGTGAATAAGGCCCCAGTCAGACCATCTGGCAACCATCGGTCATGTGGTAATAATTTATATATTCCCTGAccggtgggaaaaaaaaatctaatttcagTTAGTTTGCAGGGAAGACACCAAAATCTGCAAAAACTCTCACCAACTACTCTCTGACTTTCAACAACAAAGCGGAAACAGAAAATGTGCCTTCAACAACTCCCAACTATTGTGTGCATGATTTCACTTGAGAAACTGGCACCAGAGTAGACATAAAAGTCACATGGAGGCCATAAAACTTCAAAATACCGCTCCACAAACCAATAGATGGTACCACAATGCTTACAGTCACCATACATACAGTTTTAGGTCTGAAAGCTAAAAAGCTACAGCTATGAAATGACTAGAAGATCAGCTTAGCACAAAGACTGAAAACAGATATAGCTACACTGGTTATATAAAAACTAATCTCCCTAATATCACCCATAAGGTCCACTAACTAAAACCATaaataatgtttgttttatgCTTGCTTTATCTAATATTTACAAGCAGGCAAAGAAACAGGTCTTTTTcatttatgatttaaaaaaaaggacagcATACACCCCACTAAACATGATGAATGAACAAATTAATGAAGTGGGATCAGAGTAAGAGATTGGAATCCCTTTAGGACTTTGCCTTCCTCTTTTATAGTAGGTGTCAACACACGGATACCAGATAATGACATGCTTCCTTAATCACAGAAGCACCAGCTGGATGGGGACAGATTTTCTGTAACACGATCCCTCCAAGTGTACTTGCAGGTCAGAATGAAGACAAGACATTTAGCTCTGGTTTCAGCAAAAACATACAAGTCACTTTGCTCTTCTCCAAAAAAACCCTCAAGCAAATAGATTTTATATAAAAGCTGAGCATATACATCTGATATACAAATCTAAGggacatcatgtttttgtaccTTTGGATTTAGACTGTGAAGGCTCCTCTGGAGTCACCTCCTCCACTGCCTCTACTGTAATTTCCTCACTTACATCCTGCACTCCTGCTTCCTCAACCGACTGTGGTGTTATCTCCTGTGTAACAGCTTCTGGGTGAACCTGTGGAGTGACTCCTGGCTCTTGTTGCTTTTCTAAAACCACTCCAGCCGGAGATTCTGCAATGACCTCTGGTTCAGGTTCAGTCTCTAAACTATCTTCTGATGCTGTTTTTGGTTCTTCTATCAGTTCTGGCTCCGTTTCTTCAGACTCAGGGTTGGTTTCAGGAACCACCACTGGTTCTTCTTTTGATTCTGATTCGGTCACTTCGACCGCCTCCCTCTCAGCTGCATCCTCCACATCTGTATCATCTTGCAGGACTGTTTCcacagttttcatttttacagaAGCTTCCTCTGTTTCTTCCTGTACGTCTTCATCTTCTGATTCCTCAGTCTCTTTAACCGCTTTTTCTCCATCAGTATCCTTAGGTTCAAtcacttcttcttcctcctgggATATTTCGTTTTTGGCTTCTTCCTCACCTTCCTCAGCCACAGCCAAAGTCTCCTCCTCGTCTTCAGGAATAGGTGGATCATCTACTGTCTCCTCAGCTTCTTCATCTGATGTcacttcttcttcatcttcttcttcacttGCTACCACCTCAGTCGAAGAATCATCTTGAGgtgcttcctcttcctcc contains:
- the LOC116310610 gene encoding sarcalumenin-like isoform X2, encoding MKSVVSVCCLLSLLALSAADLLPDSSVQDEEPRMRLKLQRPEGGLFSCGCDTSEEHSSQSSSNDTPAPERAVCHPCKAPSAADAEKDPSSSEDKEEEEAPQDDSSTEVVASEEEDEEEVTSDEEAEETVDDPPIPEDEEETLAVAEEGEEEAKNEISQEEEEVIEPKDTDGEKAVKETEESEDEDVQEETEEASVKMKTVETVLQDDTDVEDAAEREAVEVTESESKEEPVVVPETNPESEETEPELIEEPKTASEDSLETEPEPEVIAESPAGVVLEKQQEPGVTPQVHPEAVTQEITPQSVEEAGVQDVSEEITVEAVEEVTPEEPSQSKSKGERLSVAPRNRSHIEDTLRLASAEPSAEFSGAVKTLLNIYHKAVKPVEQAFKYNELRQHEVTEGEVTSKPMVLFLGPWSVGKSSMINYLLGLHGTPQELYTGAEPTTSEYTVIMHGEKFRSIEGIVMAADSSRPFSPLEKFGQNFLERLVGIEMPHKLLERVTIVDTPGIIENRKQQERGYPYNEVCQWFIDRADLIFLVFDPTKLDVGGELEMLFRQMKGRESQIRLILNKADSLSTQDLMRVYGALFWSMAPLINVTEPPRVYVSSFWPHAYAPDTSRELFMKEEISLLEDLNQVIENQMENKIAFIRQHAIRVRIHTLLVDRYLQTYYDKLGWFGDPHEVFQDIVNDPDKYYIFKSILAKTNVSKFDLPDKEAYQDFFGVNPISNFKQLSYHCSWTGGCLLEKLEKAISHELPALLSSVSKRTDAPAPAKAAPTPPPPLPGTCEGPACEEKPKNRWRRQ
- the LOC116310610 gene encoding sarcalumenin-like isoform X1 codes for the protein MKSVVSVCCLLSLLALSAADLLPDSSVQDEEPRMRLKLQRPEGGLFSCGCDTSEEHSSQSSSNDTPAPERAVCHPCKAPSAADAEKDPSSSEDKEEEEAPQDDSSTEVVASEEEDEEEVTSDEEAEETVDDPPIPEDEEETLAVAEEGEEEAKNEISQEEEEVIEPKDTDGEKAVKETEESEDEDVQEETEEASVKMKTVETVLQDDTDVEDAAEREAVEVTESESKEEPVVVPETNPESEETEPELIEEPKTASEDSLETEPEPEVIAESPAGVVLEKQQEPGVTPQVHPEAVTQEITPQSVEEAGVQDVSEEITVEAVEEVTPEEPSQSKSKEGERLSVAPRNRSHIEDTLRLASAEPSAEFSGAVKTLLNIYHKAVKPVEQAFKYNELRQHEVTEGEVTSKPMVLFLGPWSVGKSSMINYLLGLHGTPQELYTGAEPTTSEYTVIMHGEKFRSIEGIVMAADSSRPFSPLEKFGQNFLERLVGIEMPHKLLERVTIVDTPGIIENRKQQERGYPYNEVCQWFIDRADLIFLVFDPTKLDVGGELEMLFRQMKGRESQIRLILNKADSLSTQDLMRVYGALFWSMAPLINVTEPPRVYVSSFWPHAYAPDTSRELFMKEEISLLEDLNQVIENQMENKIAFIRQHAIRVRIHTLLVDRYLQTYYDKLGWFGDPHEVFQDIVNDPDKYYIFKSILAKTNVSKFDLPDKEAYQDFFGVNPISNFKQLSYHCSWTGGCLLEKLEKAISHELPALLSSVSKRTDAPAPAKAAPTPPPPLPGTCEGPACEEKPKNRWRRQ